One genomic segment of Tiliqua scincoides isolate rTilSci1 chromosome 6, rTilSci1.hap2, whole genome shotgun sequence includes these proteins:
- the SPATA4 gene encoding spermatogenesis-associated protein 4 — translation MSYFTSQRRTGLPRPVLRWLQSLDLTFSPRHFCRDFSNGFLIAEIFSWYYPEDIPMRCFENGTSLAVKLSNWSQLGKFFAKRNLKPIRELIDGTIHCKPGAAEIFVQDIYTMLTNRRIKHIQDEETDFTDRIYQDKLPMVARSTASRAIKSNITLTEIMVEPNINKNRQKINAIINMHMQRRLLEREQNPERFNIKRTLGECAIRRPSVLTPAMSSPNLLKQKSVRVPSVVSTEIRGKMGVHFRTIQVKQAERCPFDL, via the exons ATGTCTTACTTCACGAGCCAGAGGAGGACCGGGCTGCCCCGGCCGGTGCTGCGCTGGCTGCAGAGCCTCGACCTCACCTTCTCCCCGAGGCACTTCTGTAG aGATTTTTCAAATGGCTTTCTCATTGCTGAAATATTCTCTTGGTATTACCCAGAAGACATTCCAATGCGTTGCTTTGAAAATGGGACCTCATTAGCTGTCAAGCTCAGCAACTGGTCACAGCTTGGAAAG TTCTTTGCAAAAAGAAACCTGAAGCCAATTCGAGAGCTAATTGATGGGACAATTCATTGTAAACCAGGAGCTGCCGAAATATTTGTACAAGACATTTATACAATGCTGACAAACAGGCG gATAAAACACATTCAAGATGAAGAGACTGACTTTACAGACCGCATTTACCAAGATAAGTTACCAATGGTTGCTAGATCAACAGCTTCAAGGGCGATTAAATCCAACATTACGCTAACAGAAATAATGGTGGAGCCAAATATCAACAAAAACAGACAGAAGATCAATGCAATCATTAACATGCACATGCAGCGTAGACTGTTAGAGAGGGAGCAGAATCCAG AACGGTTTAATATTAAACGAACATTGGGAGAATGTGCTATTCGTCGTCCTTCTGTTTTGACTCCTGCCATGAGCTCACCTAATCTTCTAAAGCAGAAATCTGTTCGTGTACCAA GTGTAGTATCCACAGAAATCAGAGGCAAAATGGGTGTTCACTTCAGAACCATCCAAGTGAAACAAGCTGAGAGATGCCCTTTTGATTTGTAA